One genomic region from Vicinamibacterales bacterium encodes:
- the ilvD gene encoding dihydroxy-acid dehydratase, with the protein MSASDPVRPAGGMITAGPARAASRAMLKAVGFTDGDLKKPLVGIANTWIEIGPCNYHLRDLAVHVKRGVREAGGTPMEFNTVSISDGITMGTAGMRASLISREVIADSIELVARGNAFDAVVCLVGCDKTIPGAAMALARLDVPGLVLYGGSIAPGHVDGRDVTIQDVFEAIGANAAGRLDAAGLRRIEDGACPGVGACGGQFTANTMAAACEFLGLSPMGSASVPALDPRKADVAVEAGRLAMALHNGGVTARRIVTRAAIENAIAAVAATGGSTNAVLHLLAIAREAGVELDLDVFDAVSRKVPLIADLKPGGRFVATDLHRAGGTRLVAQRLVQAGVLHAETRTVSGRTIGDEAALATETPAQEVVRPLSNPISPNGGLVIVRGNVAPDGGVIKISGHTRPSHSGPARVFDAEEDAFAAVQAGAIKAGDVVVIRYEGPKGGPGMREMLAVTGAIVGAGLGESVALITDGRFSGATRGLMIGHIAPEAAVGGPIAAIRDGDVITIDLAARSLAVALTPAAVASRLATWTPPPPRFSTGVMAKYAKLVSSAAQGAVTG; encoded by the coding sequence ATGAGCGCGTCGGATCCGGTGCGCCCCGCCGGCGGCATGATCACCGCCGGGCCGGCCCGCGCCGCGTCGCGCGCGATGCTCAAGGCGGTCGGCTTCACCGATGGCGACCTCAAGAAGCCGCTGGTCGGCATCGCCAACACCTGGATCGAGATCGGGCCGTGCAACTACCACTTGCGCGACCTCGCCGTGCACGTCAAGCGCGGCGTGCGCGAGGCGGGCGGCACGCCGATGGAGTTCAACACGGTGTCGATCTCCGACGGCATCACGATGGGGACCGCCGGCATGCGCGCTTCGCTCATCAGCCGCGAGGTGATCGCGGACTCGATCGAGCTGGTCGCCCGCGGCAACGCCTTCGACGCCGTCGTCTGCCTGGTCGGCTGCGACAAGACGATTCCGGGCGCCGCGATGGCGCTGGCGCGGCTCGATGTTCCGGGCCTGGTGCTCTACGGCGGATCGATCGCGCCCGGCCACGTCGACGGCCGCGACGTCACCATTCAAGACGTGTTCGAGGCGATCGGCGCCAATGCGGCCGGCCGGCTCGATGCCGCCGGGCTGCGGCGGATCGAGGATGGCGCGTGCCCGGGCGTCGGCGCGTGCGGCGGCCAGTTCACCGCCAACACGATGGCGGCCGCGTGCGAGTTCCTCGGGCTTTCGCCGATGGGCAGCGCGAGCGTGCCGGCGCTGGATCCCCGCAAGGCCGACGTCGCCGTCGAGGCCGGCCGGCTGGCGATGGCGCTGCACAACGGCGGGGTCACGGCGCGCCGGATCGTGACCCGCGCCGCCATCGAGAACGCGATCGCGGCGGTCGCCGCGACCGGCGGATCGACCAACGCCGTGCTGCACCTGCTGGCGATCGCCAGGGAAGCCGGTGTCGAGCTCGATCTGGACGTGTTCGACGCGGTCAGCCGCAAGGTGCCGCTGATCGCCGACCTCAAGCCTGGCGGCCGCTTCGTCGCAACCGATCTGCATCGCGCCGGCGGCACCCGCCTGGTGGCGCAGCGGCTCGTGCAGGCGGGCGTGCTTCACGCCGAGACCCGGACCGTGTCGGGACGGACGATCGGCGACGAGGCGGCGCTCGCGACCGAGACGCCCGCGCAGGAGGTGGTGCGGCCGCTCAGCAATCCGATCTCGCCCAACGGCGGCCTGGTCATCGTGCGCGGCAATGTCGCGCCCGACGGCGGGGTGATCAAGATCAGCGGCCACACCCGTCCGAGTCACAGCGGCCCGGCGCGGGTGTTCGACGCCGAAGAGGACGCCTTCGCCGCCGTGCAGGCTGGAGCGATCAAGGCCGGCGACGTGGTGGTCATCCGCTACGAAGGGCCGAAGGGCGGCCCCGGCATGCGCGAGATGCTCGCCGTGACGGGCGCCATCGTCGGCGCCGGTCTGGGGGAGTCGGTGGCGCTCATCACCGACGGCCGTTTTTCCGGCGCGACGCGCGGGCTGATGATCGGCCACATCGCGCCGGAAGCCGCGGTCGGCGGCCCGATCGCGGCGATCAGGGACGGCGACGTCATCACCATCGATCTGGCCGCGCGCAGCCTGGCGGTGGCGCTGACGCCTGCCGCTGTCGCGTCGCGGCTCGCGACCTGGACGCCGCCTCCGCCGCGTTTCTCCACCGGCGTGATGGCGAAATACG